Proteins from one Carcharodon carcharias isolate sCarCar2 chromosome 19, sCarCar2.pri, whole genome shotgun sequence genomic window:
- the LOC121291689 gene encoding uncharacterized protein KIAA1522-like, with translation MDDLSGLEAVVQSKKKSKSGSFRRALSWLRISGRKKKKSKSEGDKPTSEQRKDSQSSAVSKLDEEGKWAVHYKPAQYEHQQENIFLPSTRPQHIEDLHKEAEIGLKSLQEQGNLDGYSQHHLGNGYDCEDDCSQHSEDASLSERSESCAPSDEVWAKTRSLPPPTPNEIRKDLLSSRSGAIATGTTFKPQQHQKIQSSFKGPKLKEKRVRRTTIMGLPQHVQQELGIGKASHLSNSSVKVPAADSAGVASASRGDGNHCVSNMSHCRARGSLRSVNFTDSLQGGNESISTLEINDQLNWGLINFSQRPKSLAIPKSSIPSELLQSPVMSMSPQATYLSKIIPNAILPAAVDVVTINTSQNGVRTLSRNSLVCAPSPACSRSISLQNYDGQNYASSDAWSHSQSSETIVSNNSTISSHGNTQHNDFMEKDRERLRDQHNVTNSAPDPHANTSRWVNACSAQNVPAITEDPPAHNTSNYQTRELKSNGYANQALSPAQSSSSIIDASDTQSVTSERSISRSLSVKKMKKPPAPPKRINSLQQAEEQNSEFKEQNCASPGVDDVFSPSLGERNNIPLESCVGSPVAAVTPLPNHRPVTAEDGTREMTKGNTLQSTNNSPPQNPTSPNRSEQAMSPSSGYSSQSGTPTLMRNLGSPIGGSEKSNSLVSPGRSHSSSLASISSSISEHIDLFSIPPPPSSPAPPPPTVKIAKLPASLLYAWGPGAIPPPPAGPAPLPPTKKTSFLFPAPTAAPPSPATPATAAPPATPATAALPPPATAPPPATPATAALPPPATAPPPATPATAALPPPATAPPPATAPPLATPATAALPPPATAALPTPATAALPTPATVAPPTPATAATVAPPPPATAAPPPPATAAPPATAAAPQPAAVATPPPATTAAGNLTVAVLPSASAPIASHVSSTSVSTPVTLAPPEEQEMIPLTVKGLSPPPSPPPAHHPPPPKKTTITETLSPPSSSTLSEPKKQEQSMPDWPPPPPPLSPSVFIPSAETSSSCDNDSVTHSDQPDAEFLFPPPPPPSLLADTAQERRPSTEDLQSVAPPPPPHLTPEVPLKSTVKGHPVAAAFSPPSLPSSQPAETQMASVPKSSTSPAATSASNNFQQKLLASGLRPAAKADSQPSKVMTQTPKVSSRDSEKELTILSSPNQDGGGQGGKPIVTPSLLQMVRLRSVQMTTYTPGEVDSQQQINKNQRDSKPPTKSNVTAPSKPARKSLTLRLSSSSDSESSLKPNNSLSVKKPTTLTTNVQGQTTLRPADDGALHKSPASTASFIFSKNVSPKKLVFDTPQSPEAQAEAKKNFMAELSSVSGQIASKSESKRSSNPQSKTDSETLSAQKKPSRIPPPVAKKPLFLPNAHRLLSTSTDVRQLPQAQEKSDGLEATSDAKDEKGKLETGNGQLALHQGN, from the exons GAAACTTGGATGGATATTCACAGCACCACCTCGGAAATGGCTATGATTGCGAAGATGATTGCAGTCAGCAT AGTGAAGATGCCTCTCTCAGTGAGAGGTCAGAGTCATGTGCACCTAGTGATGAAGTTTGGGCCAAAACCAGGTCACTTCCACCACCAACTCCGAATGAGATCCGGAAGGATTTGCTGTCATCTCGATCAGGAGCGATCGCAACTG gAACAACCTTTAAACCTCAGCAACATCAGAAGATCCAGTCGTCTTTTAAAGGTCCCAAACTGAAAGAGAAGAGAGTTCGGAGGACAACGATAATGGGACTTCCACAGCATGTTCAGCAAGAACTAG GGATTGGAAAAGCTTCCCATCTCTCAAACAGCAGTGTGAAAGTGCCTGCTGCAGACAGTGCTGGTGTTGCCTCAGCATCCAGAGGAGATGGAAATCATTGCGTcagcaacatgtcacactgtagaGCAAGGGGCTCTTTGCGGTCTGTAAATTTTACTGATTCATTACAGGGAGGGAATGAATCTATAAGCACTTTAGAAATTAATGACCAGCTGAACTGGGGACTGATCAATTTTTCCCAAAGACCAAAATCATTAGCCATTCCAAAATCATCCATACCGAGTGAACTTCTTCAAAGTCCAGTTATGTCCATGTCTCCTCAGGCCACTTACTTATCCAAGATCATTCCGAATGCAATACTGCCtgctgcagtggatgttgtgacGATCAACACCAGTCAGAATGGTGTGCGTACCCTCAGCAGGAACAGTTTAGTATGTGCACCTTCTCCTGCCTGCTCCCGCTCCATCTCCCTGCAGAATTACGATGGCCAGAATTATGCTTCAAGTGATGCATGGAGTCATTCTCAGTCTTCTGAAACTATAGTATCAAACAACTCCACTATTTCATCACACGGAAATACCCAGCATAATGACTTTatggaaaaagacagagagagattgagagaccaACATAATGTAACAAATTCTGCTCCTGATCCTCATGCAAACACAAGTAGGTGGGTTAATGCCTGTTCTGCACAGAATGTTCCAGCAATCACTGAGGATCCACCTGCACACAATACCTCGAACTATCAAACTCGTGAACTGAAAAGCAATGGTTATGCCAATCAAGCACTCTCTCCTGCACAAAGCAGCAGTAGCATTATTGATGCATCAGATACACAGAGTGTGACAAGTGAGCGGTCAATCTCCAGAAGCTTGTCGGTCAAGAAAATGAAGAAGCCACCAGCTCCTCCAAAAAGAATTAATTCCTTACAGCAAGCTGAGGAACAGAACTCTGAATTCAAAGAGCAAAATTGCGCATCGCCTGGGGTAGATGATGTGTTTTCCCCTTCACTTGGTGAAAGGAATAACATTCCACTTGAATCTTGTGTGGGTTCCCCTGTTGCTGCTGTAACCCCTCTTCCCAATCACAGACCGGTGACTGCTGAAGATGGAACAAGAGAAATGACAAAGGGAAACACCCTTCAGTCAACAAATAACTCTCCTCCACAAAACCCAACCTCACCCAACAGATCTGAGCAAGCCATGTCTCCATCCAGTGGATACTCAAGTCAGAGTGGAACTCCCACTTTGATGAGAAATCTCGGATCTCCTATTGGAGGATCTGAAAAGTCGAATTCCCTTGTTTCTCCAGGAAGGTCACACTCCTCATCTTTAGCATCGATCTCATCCTCCATATCGGAGCATATTGATCTATTTTCAATCCCCCCTCCACCAtcatcacctgctccacccccacccactgtgAAAATTGCAAAATTACCTGCATCACTGTTGTACGCTTGGGGACCGGGAGCAATCCCCCCACCTCCAGCAGGACCAGCTCCATTGCCACCCACAAAAAAAACATCCTTCCTTTTTCCTGCACCCACTGCAGCCCCACCCTCGCCGGCCACTCCGGCCACTGCAGCCCCGCCGGCCACTCCGGCCACTGCAGCCCTACCCCCGCCGGCCACTGCACCCCCACCGGCCACTCCGGCCACTGCAGCCCTACCCCCGCCGGCCACTGCACCCCCGCCGGCCACTCCGGCCACTGCAGCCCTACCCCCGCCGGCCACTGCACCCCCGCCGGCCACTGCACCCCCGCTGGCCACTCCGGCCACTGCAGCCCTACCCCCGCCGGCCACTGCAGCCCTACCCACGCCGGCCACTGCGGCCCTACCCACGCCGGCCACTGTGGCCCCACCCACGCCGgccactgcagccactgtggccCCGCCCCCGCCAGCCACTGCGGCCCCGCCCCCGCCGGCCACTGCAGCCCCGCCAGCTACTGCGGCCGCACCTCAGCCGGCCGCTGTGGCCACGCCCCCGCCGGCCACTACGGCCGCTGGAAATTTAACTGTTGCTGTTCTGCCTTCAGCCTCAGCACCCATAGCCTCACATGTTTCATCTACCTCTGTGTCCACACCCGTCACATTGGCTCCTCCTGAAGAGCAGGAAATGATTCCACTCACAGTGAAAGGcctgtcaccaccaccttcaccaccTCCAGCCCATCATCCACCACCACCAAAGAAAACAACAATAACAGAAACGTTATCTCCTCCATCTTCCTCAACTCTTTCAGAACCCAAGAAACAGGAGCAATCGATGCCCGATtggccaccacctccacctcctttgTCCCCATCTGTCTTTATACCTTCAGCAGAAACATCATCTTCATGTGACAACGACAGTGTCACGCATTCAGATCAGCCAGATGCTGAATTCCTgtttccacccccaccaccaccttctctactGGCAGATACGGCACAAGAAAGGAGACCTTCTACTGAGGATTTACAGTCAGtggctccaccccctccccctcatctaaCCCCCGAGGTGCCATTGAAGAGTACGGTCAAAGGGCATCCTGTAGCAGCAGCATTCTCACCACCTTCCCTTCCATCATCACAGCCTGCAGAAACCCAAATGGCATCTGTCCCTAAATCCTCAACTTCACCTGCAGCCACGTCTGCATCAAATAATTTTCAGCAGAAGCTACTTGCCTCAGGACTCCGACCTGCAGCGAAAGCAGATTCTCAGCCTTCAAAAGTAATGACTCAAACACCTAAGGTGTCCAGTCGGGATTCTGAGAAAGAATTAACTATTCTGTCTTCCCCTAATCAAGATGGTGGTGGTCAGGGTGGTAAACCAATTGTCACCCCCTCTCTGTTACAGATGGTGCGATTACGTTCTGTGCAGATGACCACTTACACACCTGGGGAGGTGGACAGCCAGCAACAAATCAACAAAAACCAACGCGATTCGAAACCACCCACCAAAAGTAATGTGACCGCGCCCAGCAAACCTGCTCGTAAGTCCCTGACACTCCGTTTATCATCCTCCTCTGACTCAGAATCATCTTTAAAACCCAACAATTCTCTCTCTGTAAAGAAACCCACAACATTAACCACTAATGTTCAGGGACAGACGACCCTTAGACCAGCCGATGATGGTGCTCTGCACAAATCCCCTGCCTCCACAGCCAGCTTCATTTTTTCAAAAAACGTAAGTCCCAAGAAGCTGGTGTTTGATACCCCTCAATCGCCTGAGGCCCAGGCAGAAGCAAAGAAGAACTTCATGGCTGAGCTCAGCTCTGTGTCTGGACAAATAGCTTCAAAGTCTGAATCTAAAAGGTCGTCAAATCCACAGAGTAAAACTGATTCCGAAACACTTTCTGCACAGAAAAAGCCCAGCAGAATTCCACCACCTGTCGCCAAAAAGCCTTTGTTTTTGCCGAACGCTCACAGACTGCTCTCCACGTCAACTGATGTGAGGCAACTTCCACAAGCACAGGAGAAGTCTGACGGCCTTGAAGCTACCAGTGATGCCAAGGATGAGAAAG